The following are encoded together in the Adhaeribacter arboris genome:
- a CDS encoding NmrA family NAD(P)-binding protein, with amino-acid sequence MKKIVLVAGATGNLGGRIVKALLARGAEVRVLVRPTTDQEKIKIWENQGVSVIKLDMTDTEPLQQALQEITCVISALQGLEDVIVEAQLLLLNAAVSAGVPRFIPSDFSSDFTTIPAGDNRNFDLRRQFHLHLDKASIAATSIFNGAFTDILTYNTPLLDLQNNSIGYWEDANWPIDFTTMDNTAEFTAAAALDEAAPEKLVIASFRITPTELKELAEKTLNRNFTIKRLGSRAELTASIRQNRAEHPEGEKELYPQWQQMQYLLSMFSAKAVDLANDRYTGIHWTSPSAILSAMV; translated from the coding sequence ATGAAAAAGATAGTGTTAGTGGCCGGAGCAACCGGAAATTTAGGCGGCAGAATCGTAAAAGCGCTGCTTGCCAGGGGTGCGGAAGTAAGGGTACTGGTGAGACCAACAACCGACCAAGAGAAAATCAAAATTTGGGAAAATCAGGGAGTTTCGGTTATTAAGCTGGACATGACGGATACCGAACCATTACAACAAGCCCTACAAGAGATTACTTGTGTCATTTCCGCTTTACAAGGTTTAGAAGACGTGATTGTAGAGGCGCAGCTATTACTACTGAATGCCGCAGTTTCTGCCGGGGTGCCGCGTTTTATTCCGTCTGATTTTTCGTCTGATTTCACTACAATACCCGCCGGAGATAACCGGAATTTTGATTTGCGGCGCCAGTTTCATCTTCACCTGGACAAAGCAAGTATTGCGGCCACCTCTATTTTTAACGGGGCCTTTACCGACATTCTAACTTATAATACTCCTTTGTTAGATTTGCAAAATAACAGCATTGGTTATTGGGAGGATGCCAACTGGCCGATTGATTTCACCACGATGGATAACACCGCGGAATTTACGGCCGCAGCAGCCCTGGACGAGGCTGCCCCGGAAAAATTAGTTATCGCTAGCTTCCGGATTACTCCCACGGAACTGAAGGAACTGGCAGAAAAAACCTTAAACCGGAATTTTACCATAAAACGGCTGGGTAGTCGGGCAGAGCTGACTGCTTCTATTCGCCAGAATAGGGCAGAGCACCCGGAAGGAGAAAAGGAACTGTACCCGCAATGGCAGCAAATGCAGTATTTGTTAAGTATGTTCAGCGCCAAAGCCGTTGATCTGGCTAACGACCGGTATACCGGCATCCACTGGACTTCCCCTTCTGCTATACTTTCTGCTATGGTCTAA
- a CDS encoding cupin domain-containing protein, whose product MSKPHVTNIQEKKAYWMVDTLWVILAEGKDTDNNFSLMWQLCNQASGPGPHRHDQDEAFFLVDGEITYMANDEILLAKAGSFVWIPRGTVHAFKVKSEQATILNMYTPAGFEQTIITGGTPAEAFTVPPKGFSYSNKMKEVWALFPKIGMHVVHAPDKLRSSTENNLM is encoded by the coding sequence ATGAGCAAGCCACATGTAACCAATATTCAGGAAAAAAAGGCTTATTGGATGGTAGATACGCTTTGGGTTATTTTAGCGGAGGGTAAAGATACCGATAATAATTTCTCACTCATGTGGCAGCTTTGCAACCAGGCCTCGGGGCCGGGGCCGCATCGTCACGACCAAGACGAAGCTTTCTTCCTAGTGGACGGTGAAATCACGTATATGGCTAACGACGAAATTCTCCTTGCCAAAGCCGGCTCCTTTGTCTGGATTCCCCGGGGTACGGTGCACGCTTTTAAAGTGAAAAGTGAGCAAGCCACTATTCTGAATATGTATACTCCCGCGGGCTTTGAACAAACCATTATAACGGGAGGTACCCCGGCAGAGGCTTTTACAGTTCCCCCCAAAGGTTTTTCGTATAGTAACAAGATGAAGGAAGTATGGGCCTTATTCCCAAAAATAGGTATGCACGTAGTACATGCGCCAGACAAACTGCGATCTTCCACCGAAAATAACTTAATGTAA
- a CDS encoding helix-turn-helix domain-containing protein, with protein MVFEFTATPEFDFLRAFAENLQVPVQNNALQIPDFLGAGFIKKARLTEYLSLIQHRYKLKEDLIVKRISPAQPTDSVNILFNINQEADSPLTGIKEAAATKPNEFAIRITSPNLDSEMLLPRNKEIYFTVISISRLPLQQMLRIQNPNSVVKTILEKASAFLFYESITPEVEKTLKHLTDDQEQNELSFFYQKIKVEELIYFVFRRLLQRDTVRHSSIHKADVEKIFTVKKQVLLNLSQTPRLAELAEQAGLSQSKMTDLFKQVFGDSIYNYYQKARMEEASNRLKQGNAVSEVGYQLGFSNLSHFSRVFARQYGVNPKKYTYRNEANLSRLSI; from the coding sequence ATGGTTTTTGAGTTTACCGCCACCCCCGAATTCGATTTTTTAAGAGCCTTTGCGGAGAATCTTCAGGTGCCCGTTCAAAATAATGCCTTACAAATTCCGGACTTCCTGGGGGCTGGTTTTATTAAAAAAGCGCGGTTAACCGAATACCTATCCCTCATTCAGCACCGCTATAAGTTAAAGGAAGATTTAATAGTAAAACGCATTTCGCCCGCGCAACCTACTGATTCTGTTAATATATTATTTAATATCAATCAGGAAGCGGATAGTCCCTTAACCGGAATAAAGGAAGCAGCAGCCACTAAGCCGAATGAATTTGCCATTCGCATTACTTCGCCCAATCTGGATTCAGAGATGCTATTGCCCCGTAATAAGGAAATTTATTTCACGGTTATTTCTATCTCCCGCTTGCCGCTTCAGCAAATGCTCCGTATTCAAAATCCGAACAGTGTTGTTAAAACTATTTTAGAGAAGGCCAGCGCTTTTCTTTTTTATGAAAGCATTACGCCAGAAGTCGAGAAAACGCTTAAACACTTGACCGATGACCAAGAGCAGAATGAGCTAAGTTTCTTTTACCAAAAAATTAAAGTGGAAGAACTGATCTATTTTGTCTTTCGCCGGCTTTTACAAAGGGATACAGTGCGCCATAGCTCCATCCATAAAGCAGACGTAGAGAAGATTTTTACGGTGAAAAAACAGGTTCTACTTAATCTGAGCCAAACTCCCCGCTTAGCCGAACTGGCGGAGCAAGCCGGGCTCAGCCAAAGTAAGATGACCGACCTCTTTAAACAGGTATTTGGCGACAGCATCTACAACTATTATCAAAAAGCCCGGATGGAAGAGGCGTCAAACAGGTTAAAACAAGGAAATGCGGTTAGTGAAGTAGGGTACCAGTTAGGCTTTTCCAACCTGAGCCATTTTAGTAGAGTATTTGCCCGGCAATATGGAGTAAATCCCAAGAAGTACACTTATAGGAATGAAGCAAACCTTTCCCGTTTGTCTATCTAG
- a CDS encoding alpha/beta fold hydrolase, whose translation MTQQVLFIQGGGDAGYEEDAQLVASLQTELGAVYQVHYPRLPSDKALPDFGWLQQISDEITGIRGNVILVGHSLGASMLLKFLSEKQVKKKITGIFLLSTPFWSGDEKWMEGLTLKEDFAHKLPGNVPLFFYHCRDDEVVSFENLALYGQKLPHAALRPINSGGHQLNNNLFLVATDIKSL comes from the coding sequence ATGACCCAGCAGGTACTATTTATACAAGGCGGCGGGGATGCAGGCTACGAAGAAGATGCCCAGTTAGTGGCTTCTTTACAAACAGAATTAGGAGCTGTTTACCAAGTGCATTATCCTCGCCTGCCTTCTGATAAAGCCTTGCCGGATTTCGGTTGGCTCCAGCAGATCAGCGATGAAATAACTGGCATCAGGGGCAACGTTATTTTGGTGGGACACTCTTTGGGTGCTTCTATGCTGTTAAAATTTTTGTCGGAAAAGCAGGTCAAAAAAAAGATTACTGGGATTTTTCTTCTCTCTACCCCTTTTTGGAGCGGGGATGAAAAGTGGATGGAGGGTTTAACGCTCAAAGAAGATTTTGCCCATAAACTGCCCGGGAATGTTCCCCTGTTTTTTTACCATTGCCGCGACGATGAAGTGGTTTCATTCGAGAATCTGGCGCTTTACGGGCAAAAGTTGCCGCATGCGGCACTACGTCCAATAAATAGCGGCGGGCATCAGCTTAACAATAACTTGTTCCTGGTAGCAACTGATATAAAGTCGTTATAA
- a CDS encoding alpha/beta fold hydrolase: MNQNPKPAESGYAAVNGLQMYYEVYGQGKPLVLLHGSFMTIPLNWKAIIPLLAKNRKVIAPEMQGHGRTRDIPREFSYEAMADDVSGLLQHLQIDQADILGYSMGGGVAFQMGVRHPEQVRRLVVVSAPYAHNGWWPDTEASFATFTPDMFHDTPIRAEYDKFGNDPAHFPEFVKKVVSIDLKPYNWFSEVKTIKAPIFLAMGDADGVRYEHALELFRAKGGGKQGDLHGLPPSRLAILPGTTHIGMIQRTDWLIPMITDFLDSDLKSTPPTF, translated from the coding sequence ATGAACCAGAATCCAAAACCGGCGGAAAGCGGCTATGCAGCCGTAAATGGCCTACAAATGTATTATGAGGTTTATGGTCAAGGCAAGCCCCTTGTCCTGCTGCACGGCTCTTTTATGACTATTCCCCTGAACTGGAAAGCTATTATCCCCTTGTTGGCCAAAAACCGGAAAGTAATTGCACCGGAGATGCAGGGCCACGGCCGCACCCGGGATATACCTCGGGAGTTTAGTTACGAAGCCATGGCCGACGATGTATCCGGTCTGCTGCAACACCTCCAAATAGATCAGGCGGACATTTTAGGGTATAGCATGGGCGGTGGAGTAGCCTTTCAGATGGGGGTGCGCCATCCGGAGCAGGTACGCCGGTTGGTGGTGGTGTCCGCTCCTTATGCGCACAACGGGTGGTGGCCCGATACCGAGGCTAGTTTTGCTACCTTCACCCCAGATATGTTCCACGACACTCCGATACGAGCCGAGTACGATAAATTTGGGAATGATCCGGCCCATTTCCCGGAATTCGTGAAAAAGGTAGTCAGTATTGATCTGAAGCCATATAATTGGTTTAGCGAGGTAAAAACCATTAAAGCTCCGATTTTCCTGGCCATGGGCGATGCCGACGGGGTCCGCTATGAGCATGCTCTGGAACTATTCCGGGCCAAAGGTGGGGGAAAACAGGGGGATTTACACGGGCTGCCCCCATCCCGACTGGCTATATTACCGGGAACAACGCATATCGGCATGATCCAGCGGACTGACTGGCTGATACCAATGATCACCGATTTCCTGGATTCCGACCTAAAGTCAACCCCACCTACGTTTTAA
- a CDS encoding SusC/RagA family TonB-linked outer membrane protein, giving the protein MKKLLLTSSKLLLFLYLQKTPAYAALTSPHLPLTFLHTPSAFRTTTDKENPVNLSGTIISAKGEPLPGVTVLFKGSTIGTTTNPEGLFNLSLPSTNGVLVISFIGYLTKEVTVNGQTNLKIALDEDAKALDEVVIVGYGTQKKSDLTGAVASIANLNVTLKQTPASSFEKALQGGTPGIQVTQSSGQPGTSATIRIRGGNSINGGNEPLYVIDGFPIYNDNREISAGALSGASINALSTINPNDIESIEVLKDASATAIYGSRGANGVVLITTKRGKIGENLISYETYAGTQEITRTLPVLNAPQWAQFKNDALVNSGKPALYTPEQIANLGQGTNWQKEAFRTAPVQNHQLTITGGDAKTRYAIAGNYFNQEGILLNSGFKRYSTRINLDQQVSPKLKVGASLTGSRVTSNIAEGNAVRYVLTMASTVPLIDPNTNDYTLQSPYGSLGNPVATLKYVTNQSIVNRALANFYGEYRIAEGLTAKVTLGTDIISSKQNNYYPRNTYTGAQTQGIGAVGSQFVTNWLNENTLHYNKVLNGIHALDAVLGYTFQQASSEGSVAKAQSLPNDDLGYTGLNAATVSSIPGISKSDWTLRSYLGRLNYSLHQKYLFTLTARADGSSRFGANNKWGFFPSAAVAWNVSEEGFIKDIQVISNLKVRTSIGATGNQQIGQYQSLAQLDPYNYIFGNALATGFAPSRIANPNLGWETTLQYDGGLDLGFFNDRITFTVDAYYKKTKDLLLDRPVSETSGFYTALQNVGTVENKGLEFLLNTQNTTGAFSWNTSVNFSLNRNKVLDLGGLNYFYPEGGSERNINKPTIVRVGEPIGQFYGYQTNGIFQTADDIVSLPTVDAKNTKPGDRRFVDQNGDGRITQDGDRVVIGQAQPKFLGGITNSFSYKNFDLTLLLQGVYGNSILNFNKVELETPTGFQQVSTDLLNRWTPTNPSNEVPRAVEVSALWLSNRFIEDGSYLRVKNLVFGYNLPASLLQKVHLKKLRVYVSGQNLYTFTKYSGYDPEVSRNEQSTLYSGIDYGNYPNFKTYTAGLQISF; this is encoded by the coding sequence ATGAAAAAATTACTACTAACGAGTAGTAAATTACTGCTATTTCTGTATTTGCAGAAAACACCCGCTTACGCGGCCCTAACTTCTCCGCATTTACCGCTTACTTTTCTCCACACGCCATCAGCTTTCCGCACTACTACCGACAAAGAAAATCCGGTAAACCTAAGCGGTACCATCATCTCGGCCAAAGGCGAACCACTACCGGGCGTAACCGTACTTTTTAAAGGCAGCACCATTGGTACTACCACTAACCCGGAAGGATTATTTAACTTAAGTTTGCCTTCTACCAACGGCGTTTTGGTCATTTCTTTTATTGGGTATTTAACCAAAGAAGTAACGGTAAACGGACAAACCAATTTAAAAATTGCGCTGGACGAAGATGCCAAAGCGCTGGATGAAGTAGTCATTGTGGGCTACGGTACCCAGAAGAAAAGTGATTTAACCGGGGCAGTGGCTTCTATCGCCAACCTGAACGTAACCTTGAAACAAACCCCGGCCAGTTCTTTTGAAAAAGCTTTGCAGGGCGGCACGCCCGGTATTCAGGTAACGCAGTCTTCCGGTCAGCCAGGCACTTCGGCTACCATCCGCATTCGGGGAGGCAACTCCATTAACGGCGGCAACGAGCCTTTGTACGTGATCGATGGTTTTCCCATTTACAACGACAACCGGGAAATTAGCGCCGGAGCTTTGAGCGGGGCCAGCATTAACGCTTTATCTACCATTAACCCCAACGACATTGAATCCATTGAAGTATTGAAAGATGCTTCGGCTACGGCTATTTACGGCTCCCGGGGAGCCAACGGGGTGGTTTTAATTACTACCAAGCGCGGCAAAATTGGCGAAAATTTAATTTCTTACGAAACCTACGCCGGAACCCAGGAAATTACCCGCACCTTACCCGTGTTAAACGCGCCGCAATGGGCCCAGTTTAAAAACGATGCTTTGGTAAACTCCGGTAAACCGGCTTTGTACACGCCCGAGCAAATTGCGAACCTGGGCCAAGGCACCAATTGGCAAAAAGAAGCTTTCCGGACCGCTCCCGTGCAGAACCACCAATTGACCATAACGGGCGGCGACGCGAAAACCCGTTACGCCATTGCGGGCAATTACTTTAACCAGGAAGGCATTTTACTAAACAGCGGCTTTAAACGGTATTCTACTCGCATTAACCTCGATCAGCAAGTTAGCCCTAAACTAAAAGTGGGCGCCAGCCTTACCGGGAGCCGGGTTACTTCCAATATTGCCGAAGGCAACGCCGTTCGGTACGTCTTAACCATGGCGTCCACCGTGCCTTTAATCGACCCCAATACCAACGATTATACTTTGCAAAGCCCTTACGGCAGTTTAGGAAATCCGGTCGCTACTTTAAAATACGTGACCAATCAATCGATTGTAAACCGGGCCTTGGCTAACTTTTACGGCGAGTACAGAATTGCCGAAGGATTAACGGCCAAAGTAACCTTAGGTACCGATATTATTTCGAGCAAGCAGAACAATTACTATCCGCGCAATACCTACACCGGGGCGCAAACCCAAGGCATCGGCGCGGTAGGTTCGCAGTTTGTTACAAATTGGCTGAACGAGAATACCCTGCACTATAATAAAGTACTAAACGGCATTCACGCTTTGGACGCGGTATTGGGCTATACTTTCCAGCAAGCCAGCAGCGAAGGTTCGGTGGCGAAAGCGCAATCCTTGCCCAACGATGATTTAGGGTACACCGGTTTAAATGCCGCCACCGTTTCCTCCATTCCGGGAATCTCTAAATCCGACTGGACTTTGCGTTCTTATCTGGGCCGCCTAAACTATTCGTTACACCAGAAATATTTGTTCACCTTAACCGCTCGGGCCGATGGTTCTTCCCGTTTCGGCGCGAATAACAAATGGGGATTTTTCCCCTCGGCGGCCGTGGCCTGGAATGTGAGTGAAGAAGGTTTTATAAAGGATATTCAGGTAATCAGTAATTTAAAAGTAAGAACCAGCATTGGCGCTACGGGTAATCAGCAGATCGGGCAGTACCAATCGCTGGCGCAACTCGACCCTTACAATTACATTTTTGGCAATGCCTTGGCTACCGGGTTTGCGCCCAGCCGGATTGCGAACCCGAATTTAGGTTGGGAAACTACTCTGCAGTACGATGGCGGCCTGGATTTAGGCTTTTTCAACGACCGCATTACCTTTACCGTGGATGCGTATTACAAGAAAACCAAAGATTTGCTCCTCGACCGTCCCGTTTCCGAAACGTCCGGTTTTTACACCGCGCTGCAAAACGTGGGTACCGTGGAAAACAAAGGTTTGGAATTCTTACTGAATACGCAAAATACCACCGGTGCTTTTTCCTGGAATACCTCGGTTAACTTCTCGTTGAACCGCAATAAAGTACTGGATCTGGGTGGCTTAAATTATTTTTACCCGGAAGGCGGCAGCGAACGGAATATTAACAAACCCACCATTGTGCGGGTAGGCGAGCCCATTGGGCAGTTTTACGGTTACCAAACCAACGGTATATTTCAGACTGCCGATGATATTGTCAGCTTACCTACCGTGGACGCGAAGAACACCAAGCCCGGCGACCGCCGCTTCGTAGACCAAAATGGCGACGGCAGAATTACTCAGGATGGCGACCGCGTAGTGATCGGGCAGGCGCAACCGAAATTTTTAGGTGGCATTACCAACAGCTTCAGCTACAAAAACTTCGACTTAACGCTGTTGCTGCAAGGGGTATACGGCAATAGTATTTTAAATTTTAACAAGGTAGAGCTCGAAACGCCTACCGGCTTCCAGCAAGTATCTACGGATTTACTGAACCGCTGGACCCCCACGAACCCCAGCAACGAGGTACCGAGAGCCGTAGAAGTATCGGCCTTGTGGTTATCGAACCGGTTCATCGAAGATGGCTCGTATTTGCGGGTGAAGAACCTGGTTTTCGGCTATAATTTACCGGCCAGTTTACTGCAAAAAGTACATTTAAAGAAACTGCGGGTTTACGTTTCCGGCCAGAACCTGTACACCTTCACCAAATACTCGGGGTACGACCCGGAAGTAAGCCGCAACGAACAAAGCACGCTTTACTCCGGCATCGACTACGGCAATTATCCTAATTTCAAAACTTACACTGCCGGTCTGCAAATCTCTTTTTAG
- a CDS encoding RagB/SusD family nutrient uptake outer membrane protein, with amino-acid sequence MKKTLLSILILGSLASCDDLEENPPFIQSADFYQTKDDAVAAVTAVYSHLSHDVGNATEFGLYQRQLHLTTDLISDDANAGAGATNQNVLAMGAVTFAPTNDRIEKTWRQHYAAINRANVAIDNIAKASFDENLRNRLIAETKFIRALLYFNLVRLWGDVPLILTGTSSIDTDFLVKRTPVEEVYAQILKDLTEAEVDGVLPLSYSGNDVGRVTQGAVKSLLAKVYLTRQEWQKAADKAQEVQDPKFGYSLFPNFADVFNVPTKNGPEHIFSIQYKSNSNGNANNMGILSAPNTSIVPGLLGNEADIPQPGLYELYRSIDKRRDVTFYTSFVSPANGQTYTFKPHFGKYFDKSVINRPSESGINFPVIRFSDVLLMHAEALNEQAGPTAEAYQAVNKVRQRAGLPDLTPALSQAQFRDSVYLERRLEFVYEDHRWFDLLRTRRMVDQLHAAGKPNAEERHYLLPIPQRELDANPNLRPQNPGY; translated from the coding sequence ATGAAAAAAACACTCTTATCTATATTAATACTGGGCAGTCTGGCATCGTGCGACGACCTGGAAGAAAATCCTCCCTTTATTCAATCTGCTGATTTTTATCAAACTAAAGATGATGCGGTGGCGGCCGTTACCGCGGTTTACAGCCACCTGAGCCACGATGTGGGCAATGCCACCGAATTTGGCTTGTACCAACGCCAGTTGCACTTAACCACCGATTTGATCTCGGACGATGCCAACGCGGGTGCGGGCGCTACGAACCAAAATGTGCTGGCCATGGGAGCCGTAACCTTTGCCCCAACTAACGACCGCATCGAAAAAACCTGGCGTCAACATTACGCCGCCATTAACCGCGCCAATGTAGCCATCGACAACATTGCCAAAGCTTCTTTCGACGAAAACCTACGCAACCGGCTAATAGCCGAAACCAAGTTTATCCGGGCTTTGCTGTACTTTAACCTGGTGCGTCTGTGGGGCGATGTGCCGCTAATTTTAACCGGTACTTCTTCTATAGACACCGACTTTCTGGTAAAACGCACCCCGGTAGAGGAAGTATATGCTCAGATTTTAAAAGACTTAACTGAAGCCGAAGTGGATGGCGTTTTACCACTTAGCTATTCTGGCAACGATGTGGGGCGCGTAACCCAGGGTGCGGTAAAAAGTTTACTGGCTAAGGTGTACTTAACCCGCCAGGAATGGCAAAAAGCCGCCGATAAAGCCCAGGAAGTACAAGACCCGAAATTTGGCTACAGCTTGTTCCCCAATTTTGCCGATGTATTTAACGTACCTACCAAAAACGGACCGGAGCATATTTTCTCCATTCAGTACAAAAGTAACAGCAACGGCAACGCCAATAACATGGGAATTTTGTCGGCGCCCAATACCAGCATTGTACCGGGTTTACTGGGCAACGAAGCCGATATTCCGCAGCCCGGTTTGTACGAACTATACCGATCAATTGATAAGCGCCGCGACGTAACGTTTTATACCTCGTTTGTGAGTCCGGCCAACGGGCAGACGTATACCTTTAAACCGCATTTCGGAAAGTATTTTGATAAATCGGTAATTAACCGGCCCAGCGAATCCGGCATTAACTTTCCGGTCATCCGTTTTTCGGATGTATTGTTGATGCACGCCGAAGCTTTGAACGAGCAAGCCGGACCAACGGCGGAAGCTTACCAAGCGGTGAACAAAGTACGGCAACGGGCCGGCTTACCCGATTTAACCCCGGCTTTGTCGCAAGCCCAGTTTCGCGATTCCGTTTACCTGGAGCGGCGCCTCGAGTTTGTGTACGAAGATCACCGTTGGTTCGACTTACTGCGCACCCGGCGCATGGTAGACCAACTCCACGCCGCGGGTAAACCCAACGCCGAAGAACGCCATTACCTACTGCCCATTCCCCAACGCGAACTCGACGCGAACCCGAATTTACGGCCCCAAAACCCGGGCTACTAA
- a CDS encoding sterol desaturase family protein: MIIIIENIFKNLNGWGLPVLVLALGVVEFSLGLYKKHWNKNEIALDLACYTLPKLVIKPLVAYFGLTFLPYILPASKNAFAWIPFVWGALIIAIYDDLTQYWYHRLHHEVPWLWRFHRTHHSAPYMGMSMASRQNIIYTIFFSQTYLTTVLVYLGLGYPALFVKGIKALITTAAHSSIPWDKPFYTYKWLHPVAWVLERLISTPATHHAHHADTTDDGVGYYKGNFGNMFFIWDIIFGTGFISRQYPKTYGIKSYQQEEWYAQLLWPVLKSKKEGSELAHNGPIVAEDVPVITQNAPESAPAPALKPVPVELNVSVI; encoded by the coding sequence ATGATTATTATTATCGAGAATATTTTTAAAAATTTAAACGGCTGGGGTTTACCGGTGCTGGTGCTGGCTTTAGGCGTGGTAGAATTTTCGCTGGGCCTCTACAAAAAACACTGGAACAAAAACGAAATTGCCCTGGATCTGGCTTGCTATACCTTACCCAAGCTGGTGATAAAACCCTTAGTCGCCTACTTTGGCCTCACCTTTTTACCGTATATCTTACCCGCTTCCAAAAATGCCTTCGCGTGGATTCCGTTTGTGTGGGGCGCCCTGATTATTGCCATTTATGATGATCTTACGCAGTATTGGTACCACCGCTTGCACCACGAAGTTCCGTGGCTGTGGCGCTTTCACCGCACGCACCACTCCGCGCCGTACATGGGCATGTCCATGGCCAGCCGCCAGAATATTATCTACACCATTTTCTTTTCGCAAACTTACCTGACTACCGTGCTGGTGTATTTAGGCCTGGGTTATCCCGCGCTTTTTGTGAAAGGCATAAAAGCTTTAATTACCACCGCGGCGCACTCCAGCATTCCTTGGGATAAGCCTTTTTACACCTACAAATGGCTGCACCCGGTAGCCTGGGTTCTGGAACGGTTAATTTCCACGCCGGCTACCCACCACGCGCACCACGCCGACACCACCGACGATGGCGTGGGTTATTACAAAGGCAACTTCGGCAACATGTTCTTCATCTGGGACATTATTTTTGGTACCGGTTTTATCAGCCGGCAATACCCGAAAACGTACGGCATTAAAAGCTACCAGCAGGAAGAATGGTACGCCCAGTTATTATGGCCGGTTTTAAAGTCGAAAAAAGAAGGCAGCGAACTAGCGCATAACGGGCCTATCGTGGCCGAAGATGTGCCGGTAATAACCCAAAACGCACCGGAATCCGCACCCGCACCCGCGTTAAAACCAGTACCAGTAGAACTTAACGTAAGTGTTATTTAA
- a CDS encoding integrase core domain-containing protein, with translation MPNQGEPGENALAERINDILQEEFNGQSFISFDLAKSASTKSVHAYNQLRPPASCDYLTSAQAHFREGLLKKRWQKQARKTPVNQEQLIEELNIILTV, from the coding sequence ATGCCCAACCAGGGAGAGCCGGGAGAAAATGCTTTAGCAGAAAGAATAAACGACATTCTCCAAGAAGAATTTAACGGCCAGTCTTTTATCTCCTTTGACTTGGCCAAGTCAGCTAGCACCAAGTCCGTTCACGCCTATAATCAGCTTCGTCCTCCTGCTTCCTGTGATTACTTAACTTCCGCTCAGGCCCACTTCCGGGAAGGTCTACTGAAAAAGCGCTGGCAAAAACAAGCAAGAAAAACTCCTGTCAACCAAGAGCAGTTAATCGAGGAATTAAATATAATTTTAACCGTTTAA
- a CDS encoding GntR family transcriptional regulator, giving the protein MLLKVKENKSKYKLVVSHVTDKIQSEEYSNGDRIPSINEFRSKYNLSRDTVFAGLRELVAKGIISASQGVGYFVTSTNVSASHHIFLLFNEFNEFKEDLFNSFMAAAGSSVTVDLYFHNYNRQVFDTLLSEAKNKYTDYIIMSGKFQGIEPLLQSLGGRVFLLDHFHPELTGKYSAVFQNFEKDTYEALIAGYDLIKKYKRLLMVQKEEKEPVERYTGLQAFCQKYQLNHDFLSEITTRKIKKGDLFIVVRDRDLVEILKQANAQQLNSGQDFGIISYNDTPLKEILAGGITTLSTDFKLMGKTMAQLIHTKAICTVENPWKLNIRKSL; this is encoded by the coding sequence ATGCTACTCAAGGTGAAAGAAAACAAGTCCAAATACAAGCTAGTGGTAAGCCACGTTACGGATAAAATTCAGTCGGAAGAATACAGCAACGGCGACCGAATTCCTTCCATCAATGAATTTAGAAGTAAGTATAATTTGTCGCGGGATACGGTTTTTGCCGGTTTACGGGAATTAGTTGCCAAAGGAATTATTTCTGCCAGTCAAGGCGTAGGCTATTTTGTTACGAGCACCAACGTTTCCGCCAGCCATCATATATTTTTGTTGTTTAACGAGTTTAATGAATTTAAGGAAGACTTGTTTAACTCGTTTATGGCGGCGGCAGGAAGTTCGGTTACCGTAGACCTTTACTTTCACAATTATAACCGGCAGGTTTTTGACACTCTATTGAGTGAGGCCAAAAACAAATACACGGATTATATTATTATGTCCGGCAAATTTCAGGGCATTGAGCCGTTGTTACAATCCCTGGGAGGCCGCGTGTTTTTGCTGGACCATTTCCATCCGGAGTTGACGGGAAAGTACTCCGCGGTTTTTCAGAATTTTGAAAAGGACACCTATGAGGCTCTTATTGCTGGTTATGACCTAATTAAAAAATACAAACGCCTGCTTATGGTACAGAAAGAAGAGAAAGAGCCGGTGGAGAGGTACACCGGACTCCAGGCTTTTTGCCAAAAATACCAGTTAAATCATGACTTTCTATCGGAGATAACGACCAGGAAAATTAAGAAAGGCGATTTATTTATTGTGGTGCGGGATAGGGATTTGGTGGAGATACTCAAGCAGGCTAATGCGCAACAATTAAATTCCGGCCAAGATTTTGGCATTATATCTTATAACGATACCCCGCTCAAGGAGATACTAGCCGGCGGAATCACCACTCTCTCTACTGATTTTAAACTAATGGGAAAAACCATGGCACAGCTCATTCATACCAAAGCAATATGCACCGTAGAAAATCCCTGGAAGCTCAACATCCGCAAATCGCTTTAA